From the genome of Candidatus Dormiibacterota bacterium:
CGACGGCCACGTCTTCGGCGTCGCCGAGACCAGCAGCCCGGTCAACCTCGACCAGCTCGCCGACGTGTTCAACGCCGACGTGCGCACCGCCATCCGCACCCAGCTGCAGGAGGGGGTCATCGCCCTCGGCGGCCACGGCGCCACCGACCTGAACACCGCCATCGCTCAGCTCGACCCGCTCACCAACGCGCTGATCCCCCTGACCAACGTCCTCGCACAGCGCAGCCCGGAGCTCGACCGGCTCAACGCCGAGTTCGACACCATCACCGCGAAGCTCGCCTCCGAGGACCAGCACCTGCGCGGCCTGATCGCCGGCGGCAACACACTGCTGGGGGCGCTGGCGGCGAAGCAGCACCAGCTCCAGGGCACCCTCGACCACGCCGCGGGGACGCTGTCCAGCCTCGACGCCGGCCTCCAGGGTGAGCAGAGCAACCTGGCCGCGATCTTCCAGAAGGGCCCGGGCGCGCTCGACCGCCTGCAGCAGGCGGGGTCGGTGCTGGCGCCGCTGATCCAGGCCGTCGACCCCCACATCCCGCACCTCGACATGCTCCTCGACGAGTTCGTCAGCGGCACCGGGTACTCGATCAACGGCATCGACACGCTGCGCGTCGACGCCGTGCTCAACCAGCCCGGACACAACGCTCAGCCGTGCGGCGGCCAGCACACCGCCATCTCGGGCGAGCAGAAGGGGTGTCCCTTCACCCCCAACTACAGGCTGGGGTCGAGCGACGCCGGCTCCGGCGGCGCCACCCAGGCGGGCGCACCGGCACCGGCCGCGGGTGACGGCGGCAGCTTCGACCTCGCGGGGATGTTCGGATGATCGGCAGCGCCCGCGGGCCCCGGATCAGCCCCGTCCTCGCCGGCGTCCTCGCCGCCGTGGTGATCGGCGCCGTGGTGCTGGTGATGGGCTGGATCAACGTGAACTTCGCCGCCCCCTGGGCGAGCACCCACACCGTGACCGCGCAGGTCATCGACGTCGACGGGATCGCGGTGAGCAGCGACGTGCGCATCGCCGGCCGGCTGGTCGGCCAGGTCACCCAGGTGATCGCGCGGGGCGACCACGCCGACCTCACCTTCCACGTCGACGGCGCGGAGTGGCCGCTGCCCGCCGACACCACCGCGAACATCCGGCTCGCCACCCTGCTCGGCCAGAAGTACGTCGAGCTCGTCCCCGGCCAGGACCGCAGCCACCAGCTCGCCGACAACGGCGTCATCCCCCTGGTGGCGACCCGGCCGGTGGTCGACTTCGACCAGCTGCTCAACACCTTCGACCCACCCACCCGGCAGGCGCTCACCAACCTGATCAGGACCGTGGGCGCGGGGGTGCAGGGGCAGGAGGGGAACCTGCAGCAGCTCGTCCCCGGCCTCCGCGACCTCTCGGTGCACAGCCAGTCGCCGACCGCGACGCTGGCCCAGCACGACGCCGACCTCAACACCATCCTCGCCAGCCTCGGCACCGTCGCCGACCAGCTGAACCGCAGCCGCAACGACCTCGCCGGGGTCATCGACAACATGAACTCGGTGACCGGCGCGCTCGCCGCCAACCCCGATGCGGTGCGCGGCTTCATCAGCAACACCGGCGCGCTGAACCAGACCGCCCACCGGGTGCTCGGCAGCGGCGGTGCCCCCCAGCTCGCCGCCGGGCTGCAGCAGCTCGCCCCCGTCGCCGGCCAGTTCGACCGCCTGCTCGCGTCGCTGCTGCCCCAGACCCAGGCGTTCCAGGTCAGCGGGGTGACTCCCGCGATCACGCTCATCCACGAGATCGGCGACGCCATCTCCCAGAGCGACCGCGACGGCTACTTCCTGCGCCAGAACCTGCTCGGCATCGACTGCAGCGGCCTGCTGCCCACCGGCAGCTGCACCCTGCCCACATCGCTGCCCGCGCAGAGGACCAGTCCGGCGCTGCCCCAGCTGCCCCAGCTGCCCCAGCTCCCGCTGCTTCCGCTGCTGCCCGGCATCCTCGGCCCGCACCCCGGTCCCACGCTGCTGCCGCCGCTGCTCGGCGGCCTGCTCGGCGACTGGTGGCCCACCGGTGGCTCGGGCGCCTCGCTGGCGACCTTCGACCTCTGGGGGGCGCCCTGATGAGGACGCAGCCCCGGGTGAACCCTGTGACCACCGGCATCGTGACCATCGCGGTGATCGTCCTGGTGCTCGTCGGCGTGGTCGTCGGGGGCCTGCCCGGCTCGCCGATCCCGGTGCCCTGGAGCCATCACGTCGAGCTGCGCGCCCAGCTCGCCGACGCCGACTCGCTGGCCCCCCACGCCTCGGTGGAGATCGCCGGGGTGAAGGTGGGCGAGGTGGTCGGCATCGAGAGCCGCAACGGCGCGGCGCTGGCGGTGATGAACGTCGACTCGCAGTTCGCCGACGTCCACCGTGACGCCACCGTGATGCTGCGTCCCCATGGGTTCTTCGGTCCCAAGTTCCTCGAGATCGCACCGGGCAGTGCGTCGGCGCCGTCGATCGGCGGCGGCGACGTCATCCCCGAGAAGCAGACGGTGCTCCCCGTCGACCTCGACCAGATCCTCCACGCGCTCGGGGCGCCGGAGCGAGCGAGCCTGCAGACCGCGCTGGTCCAGCTCGGCCAGGCCGCCGCCGGCCGCGGCGACGACGTCAACCACCTGGTCGCCAACGCCCGGACGCTCACCGCCGGGCTGCTCGACCCGGTGCAGGCGCTCGACGCCGTGGGCTCGAACCTCAGCGACATGCTGGTCAAGAACGATTCCTTCAACGCCGACTTCGCTCAGGTGCCGCTCGACCAGCTGGTGGCGAGCACCGACCGCACCCTGGCCGCGTTCGCCGCCAACTCCGACCACCTGCAGTCGCTGCTCTCCCATGCCGACAGCACCCTGACCACCCTCGACACCGCGCTGAGCGGGCAGGGCGGCAACATCCACGGCATCCTCGACCAGGCGCCCGGGGTGATCGACCGGCTGAACCAGTTCAACGACCTGCTGGCGGCGTTCGGCGCCAACCTGCGCGGACTGCAGCCCGGCCAGCCGGTGGACGCGACCCCCGGGATCATCAGCGCCATCGAGAACATCCGGTCGGCGTTCGGGAGCAGCGACCCCTGCTCCAAGAACCCCACCCAGCCGTGCTCGCCCGGCGACAGCCGCCAGCACTACGTGCGGGTGGAGACCTTCGGGCTGCTGCCGAACGTCCCGATCCCCTGCAGCGTGCTGCCCGCGGGTCCGCTGAGCAAGCTGCCCTGCACCGCCGCCGCCACCTCCACCCCGCTGAGCGAGGACACGCTCTCGCTGCTCCTGGGGGCGTAGGCGGGAAGCTGGCGGCTCGCCGGGTTCATCCCGTGCCGGCCCTGGGTTGGCCACACCGGGCGTCCGGTGGGTACCACCGTGCAAGGAATGCAGGCACGCGTTCGTCGGTCAGGGTGGAGGGCACACGCGAGAAGGCGGGATCGGTGCTCCGTGAGGCGACGGCAGACGGGGTGTGAGCCGACGTGTCTGAGGGTCCCGCGCCGCGGCCGGTGGAGCCGACGACGGCGTGGCGCCGCCGGAGGCCGCTGCATGGGATATCGGTCGACAGCGGTGATCACACCGACGAGG
Proteins encoded in this window:
- a CDS encoding MlaD family protein, which codes for MNRPLTLLILAGAAAAGLAFLGGGSDVHHVTARFSDADGLVTGNDVRVAGVTAGTVQSITVGADPRTGPYAEAVLSIDSSHWPLHQGTHVAVRPRGVLSNVFVDLGPGAAGAPALGDGHVFGVAETSSPVNLDQLADVFNADVRTAIRTQLQEGVIALGGHGATDLNTAIAQLDPLTNALIPLTNVLAQRSPELDRLNAEFDTITAKLASEDQHLRGLIAGGNTLLGALAAKQHQLQGTLDHAAGTLSSLDAGLQGEQSNLAAIFQKGPGALDRLQQAGSVLAPLIQAVDPHIPHLDMLLDEFVSGTGYSINGIDTLRVDAVLNQPGHNAQPCGGQHTAISGEQKGCPFTPNYRLGSSDAGSGGATQAGAPAPAAGDGGSFDLAGMFG
- a CDS encoding MCE family protein gives rise to the protein MIGSARGPRISPVLAGVLAAVVIGAVVLVMGWINVNFAAPWASTHTVTAQVIDVDGIAVSSDVRIAGRLVGQVTQVIARGDHADLTFHVDGAEWPLPADTTANIRLATLLGQKYVELVPGQDRSHQLADNGVIPLVATRPVVDFDQLLNTFDPPTRQALTNLIRTVGAGVQGQEGNLQQLVPGLRDLSVHSQSPTATLAQHDADLNTILASLGTVADQLNRSRNDLAGVIDNMNSVTGALAANPDAVRGFISNTGALNQTAHRVLGSGGAPQLAAGLQQLAPVAGQFDRLLASLLPQTQAFQVSGVTPAITLIHEIGDAISQSDRDGYFLRQNLLGIDCSGLLPTGSCTLPTSLPAQRTSPALPQLPQLPQLPLLPLLPGILGPHPGPTLLPPLLGGLLGDWWPTGGSGASLATFDLWGAP
- a CDS encoding MlaD family protein; its protein translation is MRTQPRVNPVTTGIVTIAVIVLVLVGVVVGGLPGSPIPVPWSHHVELRAQLADADSLAPHASVEIAGVKVGEVVGIESRNGAALAVMNVDSQFADVHRDATVMLRPHGFFGPKFLEIAPGSASAPSIGGGDVIPEKQTVLPVDLDQILHALGAPERASLQTALVQLGQAAAGRGDDVNHLVANARTLTAGLLDPVQALDAVGSNLSDMLVKNDSFNADFAQVPLDQLVASTDRTLAAFAANSDHLQSLLSHADSTLTTLDTALSGQGGNIHGILDQAPGVIDRLNQFNDLLAAFGANLRGLQPGQPVDATPGIISAIENIRSAFGSSDPCSKNPTQPCSPGDSRQHYVRVETFGLLPNVPIPCSVLPAGPLSKLPCTAAATSTPLSEDTLSLLLGA